Proteins from a single region of Flavobacterium sp. YJ01:
- a CDS encoding DUF420 domain-containing protein — protein sequence MEDNSLEKKYNKLIVAVSIIIPVVVAILFGVKLKDFGFNVEPLSFLPPIYATTNGITAVVLVWAVLAIKNGKQKLHERLMTFAIALSVAFLVMYVAYHMTADSTKFGDSNHDGILDAVESAKVGSLRLVYFIILITHILLSIAIIPLVLITYVRALGQRFDKHRKIAKITFPIWLYVAVTGVVVFLMISPYYAH from the coding sequence ATGGAAGATAATTCTTTAGAAAAAAAATATAATAAATTAATTGTTGCAGTTTCAATTATAATACCAGTTGTCGTTGCAATTTTGTTTGGAGTTAAGCTTAAAGATTTTGGTTTTAATGTTGAACCATTATCATTTTTACCTCCAATTTATGCTACTACAAATGGAATTACTGCAGTAGTTTTGGTTTGGGCGGTTTTGGCAATCAAAAACGGGAAACAGAAATTACATGAAAGGCTAATGACTTTTGCAATTGCATTGTCTGTTGCTTTTCTAGTTATGTATGTTGCTTATCACATGACAGCAGATTCTACCAAATTCGGTGATTCAAATCATGATGGAATTCTTGATGCTGTAGAAAGCGCTAAAGTTGGATCGCTGCGATTAGTGTATTTTATTATTTTGATTACGCATATTTTGCTTTCGATAGCAATTATTCCGCTTGTTTTGATTACCTATGTAAGAGCGCTTGGGCAGCGTTTTGATAAACATAGAAAAATAGCTAAAATCACTTTTCCAATTTGGCTTTATGTAGCTGTAACAGGAGTAGTGGTATTTTTAATGATTTCTCCATACTATGCACACTAA
- a CDS encoding efflux RND transporter periplasmic adaptor subunit yields MSKKTIYFLVGGAVVLIIALIGLSKAGVIGNKEEGKEVETSKVMASTIVETVSATGKIQPEIEVKIASMVSGEIIALNVKEGQVVKKGDLLVKINPDLYTSGLDRSVANLAGTKASLTQSDASYKEAKANYERNKTLYDKGVISKSDWDKAISTYEVAKATKQSAYYNVQSASASVTEAKDNLGRTTIYSPADGTISVLNVELGERVLGTQQMAGTELLRVANLNNMEVEVDVNENDIVKIKIGDEANVEVDAYLKKKFKGIVTSISNSASTTLTSDQVTNFKVKVRILKESYQDLLEGKPNTYSPFRPGMTATVDIITTTKANVLAVPISSVVVKSDTAAVKAITVELPDEEKKATPKNDKKFECVFVKVGDKAQIRVIKTGIQDDTNIEVMSGLKAGDVVITGPYTTVSKDLNSGDKVKLKKAEAPKK; encoded by the coding sequence ATGTCAAAAAAAACAATTTATTTCTTAGTAGGTGGAGCTGTGGTGCTCATTATAGCTTTAATCGGTCTTTCAAAGGCAGGAGTGATAGGAAATAAGGAAGAAGGAAAAGAAGTAGAAACGTCAAAAGTAATGGCTTCAACAATTGTTGAAACGGTTTCTGCAACAGGAAAAATTCAACCAGAAATTGAAGTTAAAATCGCTTCAATGGTTTCGGGCGAAATTATTGCATTAAATGTAAAAGAAGGACAAGTTGTTAAAAAAGGTGATTTATTGGTTAAGATAAATCCTGATTTATACACTTCTGGATTAGATCGTTCTGTTGCAAATTTAGCAGGAACCAAAGCCAGCCTTACGCAATCTGATGCTAGTTATAAAGAAGCTAAAGCAAATTATGAACGTAATAAAACATTATACGATAAAGGTGTAATCTCAAAATCTGATTGGGACAAAGCTATTTCTACTTATGAAGTTGCGAAAGCTACAAAACAAAGTGCTTATTACAATGTTCAGAGTGCATCTGCGTCAGTTACAGAAGCTAAAGATAATTTAGGGCGTACAACTATTTATTCTCCAGCAGACGGAACAATTTCTGTTTTGAATGTGGAATTAGGAGAAAGAGTTTTAGGAACTCAGCAAATGGCAGGAACAGAACTTTTGCGTGTTGCAAACCTTAATAATATGGAGGTTGAAGTAGATGTAAATGAAAATGATATCGTAAAAATTAAAATTGGAGACGAAGCAAATGTTGAAGTAGATGCCTATTTAAAAAAGAAGTTTAAAGGAATTGTAACTAGCATTTCTAACTCTGCAAGCACAACGCTTACTTCAGATCAGGTAACTAATTTCAAGGTAAAGGTTCGTATTTTAAAAGAATCTTATCAGGATCTTTTAGAAGGAAAACCAAATACATATTCGCCTTTTAGACCAGGAATGACTGCAACGGTTGATATTATTACAACAACAAAAGCGAACGTTTTGGCAGTGCCTATCAGTTCTGTTGTTGTAAAATCGGATACGGCAGCAGTAAAAGCAATTACCGTAGAACTTCCAGACGAAGAGAAAAAAGCAACTCCAAAGAATGATAAAAAATTCGAGTGTGTTTTTGTTAAAGTTGGTGACAAAGCTCAAATAAGAGTAATTAAAACAGGAATTCAGGACGATACAAACATTGAAGTAATGTCTGGATTAAAAGCTGGAGATGTTGTAATTACTGGACCTTATACAACTGTTTCGAAGGATCTTAATTCTGGAGATAAGGTAAAGCTTAAAAAAGCAGAAGCTCCTAAAAAATAA
- a CDS encoding ABC transporter permease: MFNIERWQEIFEAISKNRLRTFLTGISVASGIFILVILLGAGKGLQNGIEKQFERDAAGIIEVWSGTTTKEYKGLNPGRQIQFRNSDYNQSVQKFEDKLDLRASTQNYWGQSFAYGKESGNYQYRGVNPDYGGIENLTIVQGRYINAKDLESNAKVAVIGMKLKTDLLKDKNAIGEEILINNISFKVVGVFTDPGGEREETRAYLPLTTVQKTFGAGDKISNLFFTLKKTDNYNEALAQSEKFTQDLKNLLKSKNMVAPEDDSGIGAYNSVKDAKQFYDLNLYIRLFFWWVGICTIIAGVVGVSNIMLIIVKERTKEIGIRKALGASPFSIISMILHESIFITTIAGFVGLLGSLLLLEFVGPMVQSEFFRNPEVDFSVALTTLVMLVFAGAMAGFFPAYRAAKIKPIVALRDE; the protein is encoded by the coding sequence ATGTTTAATATCGAGCGTTGGCAGGAAATATTTGAAGCCATTTCTAAAAACCGTTTAAGAACATTCTTAACCGGAATTTCTGTGGCTTCGGGAATCTTCATTTTGGTAATTTTACTCGGAGCTGGTAAAGGTCTTCAAAACGGAATTGAAAAACAATTTGAACGCGATGCTGCCGGAATTATTGAGGTTTGGTCTGGAACAACAACTAAAGAATATAAAGGATTAAATCCTGGACGCCAAATTCAGTTTAGAAATAGCGATTACAATCAATCTGTTCAGAAGTTTGAAGATAAATTAGATTTGAGAGCTTCGACACAAAATTACTGGGGACAGTCTTTTGCCTATGGTAAAGAATCTGGTAATTATCAGTATCGTGGAGTTAACCCAGATTATGGCGGAATTGAAAATTTAACTATAGTTCAAGGTCGTTACATAAATGCTAAAGACTTGGAAAGCAACGCAAAAGTGGCTGTTATAGGAATGAAATTAAAAACAGATTTGCTTAAAGATAAAAATGCTATCGGAGAAGAAATCTTAATAAACAATATTAGTTTCAAAGTAGTAGGAGTTTTTACCGATCCAGGAGGAGAAAGAGAAGAAACTCGTGCGTATCTGCCATTGACTACTGTTCAGAAAACGTTTGGTGCGGGCGATAAGATTAGCAATTTGTTTTTTACATTAAAAAAGACAGATAACTATAATGAAGCATTAGCACAATCTGAAAAGTTTACCCAAGATTTAAAAAATCTTCTAAAAAGCAAAAACATGGTTGCACCCGAAGATGATAGTGGTATTGGTGCGTATAATTCGGTTAAAGATGCTAAGCAATTTTATGATCTGAACTTATATATCAGACTCTTTTTCTGGTGGGTTGGTATTTGTACCATTATTGCTGGAGTTGTAGGAGTTAGTAATATTATGCTTATTATAGTGAAAGAACGTACAAAAGAAATTGGAATTAGAAAAGCACTTGGCGCTTCTCCATTTTCTATCATTTCTATGATTCTTCACGAATCGATATTTATTACAACAATTGCTGGTTTTGTTGGTTTACTTGGAAGTTTGCTATTATTAGAATTTGTTGGGCCGATGGTTCAAAGCGAATTTTTTAGAAATCCCGAAGTAGATTTTAGTGTGGCATTAACCACCTTAGTAATGCTTGTTTTTGCAGGCGCAATGGCTGGATTTTTCCCAGCTTACAGAGCGGCCAAAATTAAACCTATTGTAGCACTTAGAGACGAATAA
- a CDS encoding ABC transporter ATP-binding protein: protein MIEIKDLHKSYKMGSSELHVLKGINFNIEEGELVAIMGSSGSGKSTLLNILGILDEADSGSYILDKTPIKKLNETIASRYRNKFLGFVFQSFNLINYKSALDNVAMPLYYQGVKRKERYEIAMKYLEKVGLGTHSHHLPSELSGGQKQRVAIARALASNPKVLLADEPTGALDTKTSYEVMELIQGINDEGKTILIVTHEPDIAAMCKRNVVLKDGLIIDDKKVEQVRASSYV, encoded by the coding sequence ATGATTGAAATTAAAGATTTACACAAGTCCTACAAAATGGGAAGTTCCGAATTGCACGTATTAAAAGGTATAAATTTTAATATTGAAGAAGGTGAATTAGTTGCAATCATGGGTTCATCTGGTTCTGGTAAGTCGACACTCTTAAATATCTTAGGAATTTTGGATGAAGCAGATTCAGGAAGTTACATTTTAGACAAAACACCAATTAAAAAATTAAACGAAACAATCGCTTCAAGATATCGAAACAAATTCTTAGGTTTTGTTTTTCAGTCTTTTAATTTAATCAATTATAAAAGTGCATTAGATAACGTTGCAATGCCTTTATATTATCAAGGTGTAAAGAGGAAAGAACGTTATGAGATTGCCATGAAATATTTAGAAAAAGTTGGTTTAGGAACTCATTCGCATCACTTGCCAAGTGAACTTTCTGGAGGACAGAAACAGCGTGTGGCAATTGCTAGAGCATTGGCTTCAAATCCGAAAGTTTTGTTGGCAGATGAGCCTACAGGAGCTCTTGACACGAAAACTTCTTACGAGGTTATGGAACTTATTCAGGGAATTAATGATGAAGGAAAAACAATTCTGATTGTTACACACGAACCTGATATTGCAGCAATGTGCAAAAGAAATGTGGTCCTAAAAGACGGACTTATTATTGACGATAAAAAAGTAGAACAAGTTAGAGCTTCGTCTTATGTTTAA
- a CDS encoding DUF4403 family protein produces the protein MKLTSIITILTAYILFTGCSSSQKLETLKPEPDDASPLIYDINPSFINLPITIKLTDIENQTNAVLNGLIYEDNTIDDDDIEMKIWKQAPIKIQNDPSNPDKKLKTILPLKANIKYRIGTKKLGVELYDIREFNLNGTITLSSEAALTNWKLTTKTEFKSIDWSESPTMNVFGKNMPITYLINPAISIFKNKLEKKIDEAIEKSMDFKPNVLQAVEKICTPFQMSDTYESWLRIVPIEIYSTNAKLKNDSFLLDMGMKCNMETIVGKQPESKFNANKIILKPVTKIPNQISANIAAISSYVDASKIMTKNFAGQEFGSGSKKVTVKNVTIWHKNGKMVIALDVLGSINGTLYLNGSPQYNPQTKEIYFDKLDYVLDTKSKLMRTANWLAQGYVLRKMEESCRYSIQPNLEEGKKNMAGYLKNYSPMPGVFVNGKMEDIQFDKIQLTNQAIIAFIKINGTVNVSVNGLK, from the coding sequence ATGAAACTGACTTCAATCATTACAATACTTACTGCCTATATCTTGTTTACTGGCTGTTCTTCCTCTCAAAAATTAGAAACATTAAAACCAGAACCAGACGACGCAAGTCCACTGATTTACGACATCAACCCTTCATTTATAAATCTGCCGATTACTATAAAATTGACTGATATTGAAAACCAAACCAATGCAGTTTTAAACGGATTGATTTACGAAGATAATACAATTGATGACGATGATATCGAAATGAAAATTTGGAAACAAGCTCCAATTAAGATTCAAAACGATCCTTCAAATCCAGATAAAAAACTTAAAACCATTTTACCGCTTAAAGCGAATATTAAATATCGAATCGGAACCAAAAAACTAGGTGTAGAATTATACGATATTCGAGAGTTTAACTTAAACGGAACTATCACATTGTCTAGCGAAGCCGCTTTAACAAATTGGAAACTTACCACAAAAACTGAATTTAAATCTATCGATTGGAGCGAAAGCCCAACGATGAACGTTTTTGGTAAAAATATGCCGATTACCTACTTAATTAATCCTGCAATTTCTATTTTCAAAAATAAATTGGAAAAGAAAATTGATGAAGCAATTGAAAAATCAATGGATTTTAAACCGAATGTTCTTCAGGCTGTTGAAAAAATTTGTACTCCTTTTCAAATGAGTGACACTTACGAAAGCTGGTTAAGAATTGTTCCAATCGAGATTTATTCGACTAATGCCAAACTTAAAAACGATTCATTTTTGTTAGACATGGGAATGAAGTGCAATATGGAAACTATTGTTGGTAAACAGCCAGAATCAAAATTTAATGCTAATAAAATCATTCTAAAACCTGTTACAAAAATTCCAAACCAAATTTCAGCCAACATTGCCGCAATTTCAAGTTATGTTGATGCTTCGAAAATTATGACTAAGAATTTTGCTGGACAAGAATTTGGTTCAGGAAGCAAAAAAGTAACCGTAAAAAATGTTACTATTTGGCATAAAAACGGAAAAATGGTGATCGCTTTAGATGTTTTAGGTTCGATAAATGGCACACTTTACTTAAATGGCTCCCCACAATATAATCCTCAGACTAAAGAAATTTACTTTGACAAATTAGATTATGTTTTAGACACTAAAAGCAAATTAATGAGAACAGCAAATTGGCTTGCTCAAGGATATGTTTTAAGGAAAATGGAAGAAAGCTGTCGCTATTCCATTCAACCCAATTTAGAAGAAGGCAAAAAAAACATGGCAGGTTACTTGAAAAATTATTCTCCGATGCCAGGTGTTTTTGTAAATGGAAAAATGGAAGATATACAGTTTGACAAAATTCAATTAACCAATCAGGCAATTATCGCTTTCATTAAAATAAACGGAACGGTTAATGTTTCTGTAAATGGATTGAAATAA
- a CDS encoding efflux RND transporter periplasmic adaptor subunit, with translation MKKGVTVTILIFIAIVFFGALYYLYAKNQEPPVVFKTEKAEIKTIVKNTIATGNIQPDEEVLIKPNISGIIEEVYIKAGEKIKAGDMIAKIRVVANVSNVSSTQNQVTTAKIALDNQEKLYKRQKTLFEKDVISANDFDAAQVAYNQAKQTYLAAKQSLDIVKTGTTSSFGTYANTLIRSTVNGMVLDVPVKVGNQVIESNNFNEGTTIASVADVGRMIFIGKIDESEVGKIKEKMPIEITIGAIENKKFEAVLNYIAPKGVTENGAIQFEIKAQMINRDDTFIRAGLSANASIILEKADKILAIKESLVQFDKKTQKPYVEIETAPQKFQRKDLVLGVSDGIYVQVKSGIKDTDKIKIWNQGLINETDKEKK, from the coding sequence ATGAAAAAAGGAGTAACGGTAACCATTTTAATATTTATTGCAATTGTATTTTTTGGCGCACTTTATTATTTGTATGCTAAAAATCAAGAACCGCCAGTTGTATTTAAAACGGAGAAAGCAGAAATTAAAACTATCGTAAAAAATACTATTGCGACAGGAAATATTCAGCCTGATGAGGAAGTTCTAATCAAACCAAATATCTCAGGAATTATTGAAGAAGTTTATATCAAAGCAGGAGAAAAAATCAAAGCTGGAGATATGATTGCTAAAATTAGAGTTGTAGCAAACGTTTCTAATGTAAGCAGTACTCAAAATCAAGTTACAACGGCAAAAATTGCTTTAGATAATCAAGAAAAACTTTATAAAAGACAAAAAACATTATTTGAGAAAGATGTTATTTCTGCAAATGATTTTGATGCCGCTCAAGTTGCTTATAATCAAGCAAAACAAACGTATTTGGCAGCAAAACAAAGTTTGGATATTGTGAAAACAGGAACAACTTCTTCATTTGGAACTTATGCAAATACTTTGATTCGTTCGACAGTAAACGGAATGGTTTTAGACGTTCCGGTAAAAGTTGGAAATCAGGTAATTGAAAGTAATAATTTTAATGAAGGAACAACCATTGCTAGTGTTGCAGATGTTGGAAGAATGATTTTTATTGGAAAAATCGATGAATCTGAAGTTGGAAAAATCAAAGAAAAAATGCCAATTGAGATTACAATTGGAGCTATAGAAAATAAAAAATTTGAAGCGGTTTTAAACTACATTGCACCAAAAGGAGTAACCGAAAATGGCGCAATTCAGTTTGAAATAAAAGCACAGATGATCAATAGAGATGATACTTTTATCAGAGCTGGATTGAGTGCAAATGCTTCTATTATTTTAGAAAAAGCAGATAAAATTCTAGCTATTAAGGAATCATTGGTTCAATTTGACAAAAAAACACAAAAGCCTTATGTGGAAATTGAAACAGCTCCGCAAAAATTTCAGAGAAAAGATTTGGTTCTTGGAGTTAGCGACGGAATCTACGTTCAAGTTAAAAGTGGAATAAAAGATACAGATAAAATAAAAATCTGGAATCAGGGCCTAATTAACGAAACGGATAAGGAAAAAAAATAA
- a CDS encoding TolC family protein gives MKINKYNSLVFAMLFGFGLTSQAQSKKWTLEECVRYALENNITIKLTELDLKSAAIDKKGAIGNYLPAVNANASHSWNIGLNQNITTGLLENQTTQYSSVGASVGVDIYKGLQNQNNLRRANLSIVASKYQLLKMQEDISLNVASAFLQILSNKEDLKVKKEQLAIDEKRYTRSEEMVNAGTIPRGDLFDLKATVATDKQNIAVSENNLLISKLSLAQLLQLKEFADFDVVEDNKLDDENNILSQSPIEIYDKAKEIRTDLKLAQTNLEIAEKNVAIAKGAYQPTLSAFYNFNTRASYSDIITGSTLNTANPTTQIGYVQGTNQPVLRDNYSSVLGNAQPILDQFNDNKGQSFGLQLSVPIFNGFSARNNVERNKVSLEKSKIDLEQKSLDLQRNVYTAFTDAKAALNTYEASTVTLEARQQAYNFAKEKYDVGLMNAFDFTQAQTLLTNAQSDVIRTKYDYMFKIKILEFYFGIPIVPIITK, from the coding sequence ATGAAAATAAACAAATATAATAGTCTGGTTTTTGCAATGTTATTCGGTTTCGGATTAACTAGCCAAGCGCAATCAAAAAAATGGACTTTGGAAGAATGTGTTCGATACGCATTAGAAAATAATATTACGATAAAATTGACAGAGTTAGATTTGAAATCTGCTGCAATTGATAAAAAAGGCGCAATTGGAAATTATCTTCCAGCTGTAAATGCAAATGCTTCTCACTCTTGGAATATCGGTTTGAACCAGAATATTACAACAGGTTTACTAGAAAATCAAACTACACAATATTCTTCTGTTGGAGCTTCTGTTGGCGTTGATATTTACAAAGGACTTCAAAATCAGAATAATTTAAGAAGAGCAAATCTTTCTATTGTCGCTTCAAAATATCAATTGTTAAAAATGCAAGAGGATATTTCTTTGAATGTTGCAAGCGCATTTTTGCAAATTTTATCTAATAAAGAAGATTTAAAAGTTAAAAAAGAACAATTAGCGATTGATGAAAAACGCTATACGCGTTCTGAAGAAATGGTAAATGCCGGAACAATTCCGCGTGGAGATTTGTTCGATTTAAAAGCGACTGTTGCTACTGATAAGCAAAATATTGCAGTTTCTGAAAATAACTTATTGATTTCGAAATTAAGTTTAGCACAGCTTTTACAATTAAAAGAATTTGCTGATTTTGATGTAGTTGAGGACAATAAATTGGACGATGAGAATAATATTTTATCGCAATCTCCAATTGAAATTTATGATAAAGCGAAAGAAATTAGAACAGATTTAAAATTAGCTCAAACCAACCTTGAAATTGCAGAGAAAAATGTGGCAATAGCAAAAGGAGCTTATCAGCCAACGTTAAGTGCTTTTTATAATTTTAATACCAGAGCTAGTTATTCTGATATCATAACTGGTTCTACATTAAACACGGCAAATCCAACCACTCAGATTGGATATGTACAGGGAACAAATCAACCTGTTTTAAGAGATAATTATTCGTCTGTTTTAGGTAATGCACAACCTATTTTGGATCAGTTTAATGATAACAAAGGGCAATCTTTTGGATTACAGCTTTCTGTTCCAATTTTTAATGGTTTTTCGGCAAGAAATAATGTTGAAAGAAATAAGGTAAGTTTAGAGAAATCTAAAATAGATTTAGAACAAAAAAGTTTAGATTTACAGCGTAATGTTTATACTGCATTTACAGATGCAAAAGCGGCTTTAAACACTTACGAGGCTTCGACAGTTACTTTAGAAGCGAGACAGCAAGCATATAATTTCGCTAAAGAAAAATATGATGTAGGTTTGATGAATGCATTCGATTTTACGCAAGCGCAAACATTGCTGACTAATGCACAATCTGATGTAATTCGAACAAAATACGATTACATGTTTAAAATTAAAATACTTGAATTTTATTTCGGAATTCCAATTGTTCCAATTATTACAAAATAA
- a CDS encoding ABC transporter permease yields MFSKDNWDEILQALTANVFRTILTAFGVFWGIFILVILLAAGNGLENGVKKGFDGIATNTMFMWSQTTSKAYKGLPKTRRYDFRNSDVAALKQAIPDLLYVSPRNQLGDFNGTNNVVRGTKTSAFTIYGDYPELIKQQPMDIIKGRFVNQQDINERRKVAVIGKGVISELYGKEEEAVGTYIKINGINFMVVGVYRSKQQGGNAEQEQKNIFIPFTTFQQAFNYGDKVGWMALTAKDESSITELKPKILEIIKALHSVNPTDERAVGNFDLYEQFNKVQSLFNILKVIAYFVGTLVLISGVIGISNIMLIVVKERTKEIGIRRALGATPANIRAQILSESIFLTIISGMLGIAVATGIIALLNMALDSMPPGGDTMFANPSVDLRVVFVALLILVGSGLLAGFIPAQTAINVKPVDALRTE; encoded by the coding sequence ATGTTTAGTAAAGATAATTGGGACGAAATTTTACAGGCTTTAACGGCAAATGTATTCAGAACTATACTGACTGCTTTTGGTGTATTTTGGGGGATATTTATTTTGGTAATATTACTTGCGGCAGGGAATGGTCTGGAAAATGGTGTGAAAAAAGGATTTGACGGAATTGCCACAAATACAATGTTTATGTGGAGTCAGACAACATCTAAAGCATATAAAGGTTTGCCAAAAACGCGCCGTTACGATTTTAGAAATAGTGATGTCGCAGCGTTAAAACAAGCGATACCAGATTTGTTGTATGTTTCGCCAAGAAATCAACTAGGAGATTTTAACGGAACAAATAATGTTGTTAGAGGAACAAAAACTTCTGCTTTTACAATTTATGGAGATTATCCAGAATTGATTAAACAGCAGCCAATGGACATTATTAAAGGGCGTTTTGTAAATCAGCAAGATATTAATGAACGAAGAAAAGTAGCTGTAATCGGGAAAGGTGTTATTAGCGAACTTTACGGAAAAGAAGAAGAAGCTGTTGGGACTTATATAAAGATTAATGGGATTAATTTTATGGTTGTTGGCGTTTACAGATCTAAACAGCAAGGAGGTAATGCCGAACAAGAGCAAAAGAATATTTTTATTCCATTTACAACCTTTCAGCAGGCTTTTAACTATGGCGATAAAGTTGGTTGGATGGCACTGACGGCAAAAGATGAATCTTCTATAACAGAGTTAAAGCCCAAAATTTTAGAGATTATAAAAGCTTTACATTCGGTTAATCCGACTGATGAGCGTGCAGTTGGGAATTTTGACTTGTATGAGCAATTTAACAAAGTACAAAGTTTATTTAATATCCTAAAAGTGATTGCTTATTTTGTTGGAACCTTAGTTCTGATTTCTGGAGTAATCGGAATTTCAAATATTATGCTTATCGTGGTTAAAGAGCGTACAAAAGAAATTGGAATTAGAAGAGCTCTAGGAGCAACACCAGCAAATATTAGAGCGCAAATATTATCAGAATCTATATTTTTAACCATCATTTCTGGAATGCTAGGAATAGCCGTCGCCACAGGAATTATTGCGCTTCTCAACATGGCGTTAGATTCTATGCCTCCCGGTGGAGATACTATGTTTGCCAATCCGAGTGTAGATTTAAGAGTAGTGTTTGTGGCGCTATTAATATTGGTTGGTTCAGGATTGCTTGCCGGATTTATTCCAGCGCAGACTGCCATTAATGTTAAACCTGTAGATGCTTTAAGAACAGAATAA
- the tsaB gene encoding tRNA (adenosine(37)-N6)-threonylcarbamoyltransferase complex dimerization subunit type 1 TsaB, translated as MSFILNIETATKNCSVSVAKDGKTIACNELADEGYSHAEKLHVFIEEVIAKAGISVQDLVAIAVSQGPGSYTGLRIGVSAAKGLCYALNIPLIAVDTLQTLASQAEVTDGKIIPMLDARRMEVYSAIFSSDLTIDRAIKAEIIDENSFQEYTDKLYFVGDCAEKCKPVLTKGNFIFLEDVKYPSANAMSKISYDKYQKSDTVDVAYFEPYYLKDFMIAPPKKQ; from the coding sequence TTGTCTTTTATTCTCAACATCGAAACGGCTACTAAAAATTGTTCTGTATCTGTCGCAAAAGATGGAAAAACAATTGCTTGCAACGAGCTAGCTGACGAAGGATATTCGCATGCAGAAAAACTTCATGTTTTTATCGAAGAAGTAATTGCAAAAGCAGGAATTTCAGTTCAAGATTTAGTCGCAATCGCTGTAAGTCAAGGTCCTGGATCTTATACAGGATTGAGAATTGGTGTTTCGGCAGCAAAAGGTCTGTGTTATGCTTTAAATATTCCTTTAATTGCTGTAGATACACTTCAAACGTTGGCTTCTCAAGCTGAAGTTACAGATGGAAAAATTATTCCGATGTTAGATGCTCGCAGAATGGAAGTTTATAGCGCCATTTTTAGTTCAGATTTGACAATCGATAGAGCTATTAAAGCGGAGATTATAGACGAAAATTCATTTCAAGAATATACTGATAAACTCTACTTTGTGGGTGATTGCGCCGAGAAATGTAAACCTGTTTTAACTAAAGGGAATTTTATATTTTTAGAAGATGTAAAATATCCTTCTGCAAACGCAATGAGTAAAATCAGTTATGATAAGTATCAAAAAAGCGACACTGTAGATGTCGCTTATTTTGAGCCTTATTATTTGAAAGATTTTATGATTGCTCCTCCAAAAAAGCAATAA
- a CDS encoding mechanosensitive ion channel domain-containing protein, with the protein MNLSPEQVSKYISRFIDILVDYSPKLISAFIILFIGLYAIRLINRIMRKIMIQRNLDPTLTKFLADILLWALRILLFVTFISKLGIETSSFVAILGAMGLAVGLSLQGSLSNFAGGMLIIVFKPFKVGDTIEAQGVIATVLEIQIFVTKMLTGNNQTVFVPNGALSNGNIINYSMQGERRADLTFSISYDSDIKKAKDVLLDVLNKNPKILKTPAPEVFVKNLSASSIDFAVRPWAKNANYGAVFSETLENCKTALDEAGISIQPYTIQK; encoded by the coding sequence ATGAACCTTAGCCCAGAACAAGTCAGTAAATACATTAGCAGATTTATTGATATTTTAGTTGATTATTCTCCAAAATTAATCTCTGCATTCATCATCTTATTTATTGGTTTATACGCCATCAGATTGATCAATCGCATTATGAGAAAAATCATGATTCAGCGAAATCTGGATCCAACGTTAACAAAATTCTTAGCCGATATTTTATTGTGGGCTTTACGAATATTATTGTTTGTAACCTTTATTTCTAAATTAGGCATTGAAACTTCGTCTTTCGTGGCTATTTTAGGAGCAATGGGACTTGCAGTTGGTTTATCATTACAAGGATCTCTTTCCAACTTTGCGGGCGGAATGCTTATTATTGTTTTTAAGCCATTTAAAGTGGGAGATACAATAGAAGCACAAGGTGTTATTGCAACAGTTCTTGAAATTCAGATTTTTGTAACTAAAATGCTGACGGGAAATAACCAAACGGTTTTTGTTCCAAATGGAGCTTTATCAAACGGAAATATTATCAATTATTCTATGCAGGGAGAAAGAAGAGCTGATTTGACCTTTTCAATTTCATACGACTCAGATATTAAAAAAGCTAAAGATGTTCTTTTGGATGTTTTAAATAAGAATCCAAAAATATTGAAAACGCCTGCACCAGAAGTTTTTGTAAAAAATTTATCTGCAAGTTCAATAGATTTTGCAGTTCGTCCTTGGGCTAAAAATGCCAATTACGGAGCTGTTTTTTCTGAAACCTTAGAAAACTGCAAAACTGCTTTGGATGAAGCTGGAATTTCAATCCAGCCGTATACGATACAGAAATAA